TCTGGAGCGGGTGGAGCGGAAGCTGCTCGCGTTGTGGGAGGCGATCCGGTCGGCGACGGAGACGGGTGACTGGCGGCCGCGGCCGACGAAGCTGTGCGGTTGGTGCGATCACCAGGCGCACTGTCCGGAGTTCGGGGGCACTCCCCCGCCGTATCCGCTGCCGGTGAGGGTGCCCGATCCGCAGGCGGGTGAGCAGGGCAGAATGGGGCCGGGCTAGCTAAGGAGTTTCACGTGGCCATCCGTGTCCTACTGGTCGACGACCAGCCGCTGCTGCGTACCGGCTTCCGGATGATTCTGGAGGCGGAGCAGGACATCGCGGTCGTCGGTGAGGCCGGAGACGGTCTTCAGGCTCTGGACCAGGTGCGGGCGTTGCAGCCCGATGTGGTGCTGATGGACATCCGGATGCCGCGGATGGACGGGGTGGAGGCGACCCGGCAGATCACCGGTCCCGGGCGGGACGGTCCTGCGAAGGTGCTGGTGCTGACGACGTTCGATCTGGACGAGTACGTGGTGGAGGCGTTGCGGGCGGGGGCCAGTGGCTTTCTGCTGAAGGACGCTCCGGCGAACGAGTTGGTGCAGGCGATCCGGGTGGTCGCGGCGGGTGAGGCGATGTTGGCGCCGAGCATCACGCGGCGGTTGCTGGACAAGTACGCGACGCATCTGCCGTCGGGGGACGAGCCGGTTCCGGACACGCTGCACACGCTCACCGACCGTGAGGTGGAGGTGTTGAAGCTGGTGGCGCGCGGGTTGTCGAACGCGGAGATCGCGGCGGATCTCTTCGTGAGCGAGACGACCGTGAAGACGCATGTGGGTCATGTGCTGACGAAGTTGGGGATCAGGGACCGGGTGCAGGCGGCGGTGTACGCGTACGAGAGCGGTCTGGTGCGTCCTGGCGCGCAGTGAGGCGCGGTGGTCGCGGGCTCTTTGAGGGGCGCGTGATCGTGGATGAGGGGCCCCACCCGGTCGGGTGGGGCCCCTCATGTGTCAGGCGTGGTGGTGCGGGTGGCGGGTCAGCCGGCGACGCCTCGGCCCAGCTCCCAGAGCTGGAGCGTGGAGGAGGAGTTGAGGGCGTAGGCGGTGCCGGTGATGTCGTCGCGGGCGGCGACGTACTGCTTGCCCTGCCACAGCGGGAGGAAGGGGATGTCGTCGGCGACGAGGTCCTGGATCTCGGTGAGTGTCGTCGAGGCCGAGAGGCGGTCGGCGGCGCGGCGGGACTCGGGGATCAGGTTGTTGATGATCTTGTTGTTGCGGTAGGGCGAGTTGAGGAAGTTGTCCTTGTCGAGGAAGGGCGCGACGTAGCTGTCGGCGTCGGGGAAGTCGGGGAACCAGCCCATGCCCCAGACGTCGTACTCGCCCTTGCGTTCGGCGGGGACGAAGGTATCCCAGGAGGTGCCCTTGATGGTGATGTCGAAGAGGCCGCTGCTGTTGAGCTGCTGCTGGAGCTGCTCGAACTCCTTCTTGGTGACCGCGCCGTAGTGGTCGGTGGTGTAGTTCAGGGTGAGCTTGACCGGCGTGTCGATGTTGGCGGCGGCGAGGGTGTTCTTCGCCTTGGTGGCGCTGGGGTCGCCGTACTTGTTGAAGAAGGAGTTGGAGTGGCCGGTGATGCTCGCCGGGACCATCGAGTAGAGCGGCTCGGCCTGTGATCCGTAGACCTTGGCGACGAGTTCGGGCCGGTTGATGAGTTCGGCCATCGCCTGGCGGACGGCCTTGTTCTTGACCGTGGGCGCGTTGGTGTTGAAGGCGAGGTAGCGGATCTCGAGGCCGGCCATCTCGACGAGGTCGACGTCGCCGTCGGTCGAGGTGGAGAGCTTCTGGACCTGTTCGGGCGTCATGCTGCGGGTCATGACGTCGACGTCGCCCTTGTTGAGGGCGGTGCCCATGGTGTCGGCGTCCTCGAAGGACACCATGTCCACCTTGTTGTTCTTGACCTTCAGGGCGCCCTTGTAGTGGGGGTTCTTGGTGAAGGTGGCCTTGACCATCACGTCGCCCTTGACCTCGGCCTTCATCGTGTAGGGGCCGGAGCCGTCGATGTCGAAGCCGTCGCGGAGCTTGTCCTTCTGGTAGTCGTCGGGGTTCACGATGCCGGCGACGGGGGTGGACAGCTTGTACGGGAACGTCGCGTCGGCGGTCTTGAGGTGGAAGACCACTTCGCGGTCGCCGGAGGTCTCGACGGTGTCGATGGTCGACAGGAGCGCGAAGACGCCGGAGTCGGACTTGATGGCCCGTGCGCGGTCGATGGAGAACTTCACGTCGGCCGCGGTGATGGCGTTGCCGTCGGAGAACTTCAGTCCTTCGCGGAGCTTGCAGGCGTAGCGCTCGTTGCCGGTGTCGGTGAAGCCGCAGCTCTCGGCGGCCTCGGGGACCGGGTCGCCGTCGCCCTTGGGCTGGACCATGAGGGTCTGGACCGTCTGGCGGAGGATGTTCCAGGTGCCGACGTCGTACGAGTACGCGGGGTCCACCGGCGCGGGGGCGTCCTTGGTGGCGGTGAACCGGTCCGTGGTGCCCACGACGATCGCATCGCCGCCACCGCTCCCGCTGCCGGACCCGCCGCAGGCTGCGAGCACCGGCGCGAGCAGACCGACCACGGCCGGCAGCACCAAAGTCTTGCGGTTCATGCTCGTTTTTCTCCAGAGCTGTCGAGTCCGTGTATCCGGCATGCAAGGGGTGTCGCGGGCGGATCACGGGGTAAGGGCGATGTTCTCGCGTCGAGATTAGTCGGCGGCGGCGCGGGGTTCGGCGGGGAGTGGACTTGAGCTGCCATCACGCTGCGGAACCGGCCGTGGACGGACTGAAAACCCGTCAGCGGAAGGATTAGTGCAGCGTTCCATCAATCGGGACACAAGGGCGTGTCGGCGCTGCCCGAATCGGGGTGAACAGCACATGCCTCCGCGGCTGTCGACCCCCAGGAACGTGGGGAAGCTCACAAGAACCAACGCCGTTGCGGTGTACCGGAATTCAGCCATCCGTCGGGATTCGAATTCCGGTGAGCCCGGGTGCGGGAATTATCTCGCTATCGGCGCCGCACGCTGGGTGAACGCTCGGCGCATTTCCGTCATGGGGCGGCGATCAGACCGCGCAGAAAAGCCAGGTCGACCTGTTCGAGGGAGGCGACGACGGTGCGGCGCGCGGCGGGGTCGATGGGGGCGAGGGACGGTACCGCGACGACGTGGCAGCCGGCCGCCTCGGCGGAGGCGACGCCGGTGGCGGTGTCCTCGATGACCGCGCATCTGGCCGGATCCACTCCGAGCCCGGCGGCAGCGGCGAGGTAGGGGTCGGGGTGCGGTTTGGTGCGGGGGACCTCGTCGCCCGCGACGGTGAGGGTGAAGTGGCGGGCGCCGAGGGAGCTGATCACGCGGTCGATGATGCGGCGGTGGGAGGCGGAGACCAGGGCGGTGGGGATGCCGTGTCCGGAGAGTTCGGCGAGCAGCCGGGCGGCGCCGGGCATGAGCGGCAGGGTCCGTCCGATGCGGGCCTCGAATCCGTCGTTGAGGAGCACGGACAGTTCGGCGAAGGTGATGTCGGCGCCGGTGGCCTCGATGAGGAAGCCGGCGCTGCGGGTCATGGGGCCGCCGACGACGATGTGGCGCCATGCCGCGTCGAGGGTGTGGCCGAGCCGGCGGAAGATCTCCACCTCGACGTCCCACCAGAAGCCCTCGGTGTCGACCAGGGTGCCGTCCATGTCGAGGAGGACGGCCTGGAGTGCCGAGCCTTCGGCTGTTCGGGTGACGGGCGCGGGGACCGTACTGGTCATCCTGGCGCACCTCCTCGGGGGGCGGTCAGGCCGGTTCCCGTGCGGGAACCGGCCTGCGGTGGACCGACCAGTGTACGGCGTCGCCGGGTGCGGCGCCCGCTGTGTGCGGGGCGCCGGGGTCCTGGCGGGGTCAGCGGGCGTTGAAGTACTTGGCCTCGGGGTGGTGGATGACGATGGCGTCGGTGGACTGCTCGGGGTGGAGCTGAAACTCCTCGGAGAGGTGGACGCCGATCCGTTCGGGTTCCAGGAGGGCGGCGATCTTGGCGCGGTCCTCGAGGTCGGGGCAGGCGCCGTAGCCGAGGGAGAAGCGGGCGCCACGGTACTTGAGGGCGAACATGTCCTCGATGCCGGCCGGGTCCTCGCCCGCGAAGCCGAGTTCGGAGCGGACCCGGGCGTGCCAGTACTCGGCGAGTGCTTCGGCGAGCTGGACGGAGAGGCCGTGCAGTTCGAGGTAGTCGCGGTAGGCGTCGGCTTCGAACATGCGGGCGGTCTCTTCGCCGATGCGGGAGCCGACGGTGACGATCTGGAAGCCGACGACGTCGGTCTCGCCGGACTCCTCCGGGCGGAAGAAGTCGGCGAGGCAGAGGCGGCGGCCGCGGCGCTGGCGGGGGAAGGTGAAGCGGGTGCGTTCGTTGCCCGCGTCGTCGAGGACGATGAGGTCGTCGTCCTTGGAGACGCACGGGAAGTAGCCGTAGACGACGGCCGCTTCGAGGAGGTTGTCGGTCTGGAGGCGGTCGAGGAGGCCGCGGAGGCGGGGCCTGCCCTCGCTCTCGACGAGTTCCTCGTAGCTGGGGCCCTCGCCGGTGCGGGCCTGCTTGAGTCCCCATTGGCCCTTGAAGAGGGCGCCTTCGTCGAGCCAGCTCGCGTACTCCTTGAGCTGGATGCCCTTGATGACGCGGGTGCCGCGGAAGGGCGGCTCGGGGACGGGGTTGTCGGTGGCCACGTCGGAGCGGACGTGTCCTTCCTCGGGGCGTTCCTCGGTCTGGACGGTGGGGGTGGCGCGGACCCGGCGCTGCTTCAGTTCGGGGAGTTTGGCGCCGGGCAGGCCGCGCTTGACGCCGATGAGGGCGTCCATGAGGCGCAGTCCCTCGAACGCGTCGCGGGCGTAGCGGACTTCGCCGCCGTAGAGCTCGTGGAGGTCCTGTTCGACGTAGGCGCGGGTGAGGGCGGCGCCGCCGAGGATGACGGGGTAACTGGTGGCGAGGCCGCGCTGGTTGAGCTCCTCCAGGTTCTCCTTCATGATCACCGTGGATTTGACCAGGAGTCCCGACATGCCGATGACGTCGGCGCGGTGTTCCTGGGCGGCGTCGAGGATCGCGGAGACGGGTTGTTTGATGCCGAGGTTGACGACGTTGTAGCCGTTGTTGGAGAGGATGATGTCGACGAGGTTCTTGCCGATGTCGTGGACGTCGCCGCGGACGGTGGCGAGGACGATGGTGCCCTTGCCCTCGGTGTCGGACTTCTCCATGTGCGGTTCGAGGTGGGCGACCGCGTTCTTCATGACCTCGGCGGACTGGAGGACGAACGGCAGTTGCATCTGGCCCGAGCCGAAGAGTTCGCCGACGACCTTCATGCCGTCCAGGAGGGTGTCGTTGACGATGTCGAGGGCTTTGCGGGTCTCGAGGGCGGCGTCGAGGTCGGCTTCGAGGCCGTTGCGTTCGCCGTCGATGATGCGGCGCTTGAGGCGTTCTTCGAGGGGGAGGGCGGCGAGTTCCTCGGCCTTTCCGGCCCGCAGGGACTTGGCGGTGGCGCCCTCGAACAGGGCCATCAGTTTCTGAAGCGGGTCGTAGCCCTCGGAGCGGCGGTCGTAGACGAGGTCGAGGGCGGTGGTGACCTCTTCCTCGTCGAAGCGGGCGATCGGGAGGATCTTGGAGGCGTGGACGATCGCCGAGTCGAGTCCCGCCTTGACGCATTCGTCGAGGAAGACGGAGTTGAGGAGGATGCGGGCGGCGGGGTTGAGGCCGAAGGAGATGTTCGACAGGCCCAGGGTGGTCTGGACGTCGGGGCGGCGGCGCTTGAGTTCGCGGATGGCCTCGATGGTGGCGATGCCGTCGCCGCGGGACTCCTCCTGGCCGGTGCAGATGGTGAAGGTGAGGGTGTCGATGAGGATGTCGGACTCGTGGATGCCCCAGTTGCCGGTGAGGTCGTCGATGAGGCGTTCGGCGATGGCGACCTTCTTCTCGGGGGTGCGGGCCTGTCCCTCCTCGTCGATGGTCAGCGCGATCAGGGCGGCGCCGTGTTCCTGGGCGAGTTTGGCGACCTGGGCGAAGCGGGAGTCGGGTCCGTCGCCGTCCTCGTAGTTGACGGAGTTGATGACGGCGCGGCCGCCGAGCTTCTCCAGGCCGGCCCTGAGGACGGGGACCTCGGTGGAGTCGAGGACGAGGGGCAGGGTGGAGGCGGTGGCGAAGCGTCCGGCGAGTTCGGCCATGTCGGCGACGCCGTCGCGGCCGACGTAGTCGACGCACAGGTCGAGCATGTGGGCGCCTTCGCGGATCTGGTCGCGGGCCATTTCCACGCAGTCGTCCCAGCGGGCCTCCAGCATGGCCTCGCGGAACTTCTTGGAGCCGTTGGCGTTGGTGCGTTCGCCGATGGCCAGGTAGGAGGTGTCCTGGCGGAAGGGGACGCTCTGGTAGAGGGAGGCGGCGCCGGGTTCGGGGCGCGGGTCGCGTGCGGTGGGGGCGAGGCCGCGGGTCCGTTCGACGACCTGGCGCAGGTGTTCGGGGGTGGTGCCGCAGCAGCCGCCGACCAGGGAGAGGCCGTAGTCGTGGACGAACGTCTCCTGCGCGTCGGCCAGCTCCGGCGCGGTCAGGGGGTAGTGGGCGCCGTCCTTGCCGAGGACGGGCAGACCGGCGTTGGGCATGCAGGAGAGCGGGATGCGGGAGTGCCGGGCGAGGTAGCGCAGGTGCTCGCTCATCTCGGCGGGTCCGGTCGCGCAGTTCAGGCCGATCATGTCGATGCCGAGCGGTTCGAGCGCGGTGAGCGCGGCGCCGATCTCGGAGCCGAGGAGCATGGTGCCGGTGGTCTCGACGGTGACGGAGACGATCAGCGGGGCGTCGAGGCCGGCGATCTCAAGGGCGCGGCGGGCGCCGAGGACGGCGGCCTTGGTCTGCAGGAGGTCCTGGGTGGTCTCGACGAGGAGGGCGTCGGCGCCGCCGGTGAGGAGGCCCTCGGCGTTCTGCTGGTAGGCGTCGCGCAGCAGGGTGTAGGGGGCGTGGCCGAGGGTGGGGAGTTTGGTGCCGGGGCCCATGGAGCCGAGGACCCAGCGGAGGCGGCCGTCGCGGGCGGTGAATTCGTCGGCGACCTCGCGGGCGACGCGGGCGCCGGATTCGGAGAGTTCGTGGACCCGTTCGGGGATGTCGTACTCGCCGAGTGCGGAGTGGTTGGCGCCGAAGGTGTTGGTCTCCACGCAGTCGACGCCGACGGCGAAGTACTCCTCGTGCACGGAGCGCACGATGTCGGGCCGGGTGAGGTTGAGGATCTCGTTGCAGCCTTCGAGGTTCTCGAAGTCGTCGAGGGTGGGCTCCTGTGCCTGGAGCATGGTGCCCATGGCTCCGTCGGCGACCACCACGCGGGTGGCGAGTGCTTCTCGGAGCGCGGACACCCGGGTCCGGCTGTCGGCGGTAGGGGTCAGTGGCGACGAGGCCATGGAGGGGCTCCCTGATGTGCGACGGCTGTCGGCTTCACGTGGCCCGTGGAACTCTCCGCGGTGGGCGCACTCGGCCAGAGTAACCGGGTCGGCGCGGCTGCGGGCACGGCGTCCGGGTGACGGACGAGGATGACGTGCGCGTCGTCGTCGGGATACGAGTACGCGTGGCGGGTGTCGACCGACCATTGGCGGGGAGTCGGCATGGACCGGTAGTGTTCGGCATTGCCGAACGGTGGCCTCGGCGCGGACGCGTCGCGGCCGATGGGGACGGAGGCAGGACGGCGATGGCACGGAACATCCAGTCGCTCGAACGGGCGGCGGCGATGCTGCGGCTGCTCGGCGGCGGCGAGCGGCGGCTCGGCCTGTCGGACATCGCCTCGTCGCTCGGTCTCGCCAAGGGCACCGCCCACGGCATCCTGCGCACTCTCCAGCAGGAGGGGTTCGTGGAGCAGGACGAGGCGTCGGGGCGGTACCAGCTGGGCGCGGAGCTGCTGCGGCTCGGGACCACCTATCTGGACGTGCACGAGCTGCGGGCGCGGGCCCTGGTGTGGACGGACGACCTGGCGCGTTCCAGCGGGGAGAGCGTCTATCTGGGGGTGCTGCACCAGCAGGGGGTGCTGATCGTGCACCACGTCTTCCGGCCGGACGACAGCCGGCAGGTGCTGGAGATCGGCGCGATGCAGCCGTTGCACTCGACGGCGCTCGGCAAGGTGCTGTCGGCGTACGACCCGGTGGCGCACAGCGAGGCGCTGGAGGCGGAGCGGGTGGCGTTCACCGATCGGACGGTGCACGACCTGGGCGCTTTCGAGCAGGTTCTGGATCTCACGCGGGCGCGGGGTTACGCGGCGGACGTGGAGGAGACCTGGGAGGGCGTGGCGTCGGTGGCGGCGCCGGTGCACGACCGGCGGCGGATGCCGGTGGGCGCGGTGGGTGTCACCGGTGCGGTGGAACGGCTCTGTCCCGCGGGTGAGCTGCGTCCCGAGTTGATCGCGGCGGTGCGGGACTGTGCGCGCGCGGTGTCGAGAGACCTGGGTGCCGGGCGTTTCTGATGCCGCGGATGGCGGAAGTCTCCACCGGACCGACCGCTTCTGCCCTCGCCTGATCAGCACGTCGCTCCGAACGACCGGTTCGCCGCCCTGGCGGCCCGGCCGGTCGGCCTGCTCGGCCCCTGCCCGCGCCCTCGCCCCGCCTGTGCCCGTCTCCGCCCTGCCCGTGCCCGGCCTCGGGCTCCGCTCAGGCTCCCGATCCCTCCCCAAGTGGGACATTCGTCATAAAAGCATAGAATGACGTCAGTACAAGATCGATAGCTCACCGCAATCGAAAACGATCGCTCTTTCGACAACAGAACCCTTGACGTGCGCGTGACGCCGGAGCAAGACTCCCGTCCATCGGTCGGCATTGTCGAACACCTACCGGCAATACGCGCTAGAGTGTGACAACGCCAAGGGCCGGCAACGCTCTCACCCACGAGGGCGCCAAACCCCCGAAGGGACTCGGGGTTCGGCTTCCCTGGACGAAGGACAAAGGAGTCGCGGGTGTCCAGCTCCGACATCTTCATCGGCGAGACCATCGGTACCGCCCTACTCATCCTGCTCGGCGGCGGCGTCTGCGCCGCCGTCACCCTCAAGGCCTCCAAGGCCCGCAACGCCGGCTGGCTCGCCATCGCGTTCGGGTGGGGCTTCGCGGTCCTCACGGCCGTCTACGTGTCGACGCCGCTCTCCGGCGCCCACCTCAACCCGGCCGTGACCCTCGCGCTCGCGATCAAGAACGACGACTGGAGCACGCTCCCCGTCTACTGGGGCGGCCAGCTCCTCGGCGCGATGATCGGCGCCCTCCTCGTCTGGATCGCCTACTACGGCCAGTTCCAGGCGCACCTGACGGACAAGGACATCGTCGGCGAGACGCAGCAGCCCGCCAGGGTCAAGTCCGTCGAGGCCGAGGAGAAGGGCGCGGGTCCCGTGCTCGGCATCTTCTCCACGGGCCCCGAGGTCCGCGTCGCCTGGATGAACCTCGCCACCGAGATCATCGGCACGTTCGTCCTGATCATCGCTGTCCTCACGCAGGGCCTCAGCGACGACGGCAAGGGCCTGGGCGCGCTCGGCGGTCTGATCACCGCGCTGGTCGTGACCGCGATCGGCCTCTCCCTCGGTGGCCCCACGGGGTACGCCATCAACCCGGCCCGTGACCTCGGCCCGCGCATCATCCACGCGCTCCTGCCGCTGCCCAACAAGGGCGGTTCCGACTGGCGCTACGCCTGGATCCCGGTGGTCGGCCCGCTGATCGGCGGTGCTCTCGGCGCAGGTCTCTACAACCTGGCCTTCGCCTGACGCACCGGCCGCCCCCAGCAGCAGCACCGACCGTCACCCGTTCGGAACCCCAGGAGTTCACCGTGACCGACGCACACACCGCCGGGCCGTTCATCGCCGCCATCGACCAGGGCACCACCTCGTCGCGCTGCATCGTCTTCGACCGGGACGGACGCATCGTCTCCGTCGACCAGAAGGAGCACGAGCAGATCTTCCCGAAGCCGGGCTGGGTCGAGCACGACGCGAGCGAGATCTGGACCAACGTCCAGGAGGTCGTGGCCGGCGCGATCCAGAAGGCCGGCATCACCCGGGACGACATCAAGGCCATCGGCATCACCAACCAGCGCGAGACGACGCTGCTGTGGGACAAGAACACCGGTGAGCCCGTCCACAACGCCATCGTCTGGCAGGACACCCGCACCGACGCCCTCTGCCGCGAGCTGGGGCGCAACGTCGGCCAGGACCGCTTCCGCCGCCAGACCGGTCTGCCCCTCGCCTCCTACTTCGCCGGGCCCAAGGCCCGCTGGCTGCTCGACAACGTCGAGGGCCTGCGCGAGCGGGCCGAGGCGGGCGACATCCTCTTCGGCACCATGGACAGCTGGGTCATCTGGAACCTCACGGGCGGCGTGAACGGCGGCAAGCACTACACCGACGTCACCAACGCCTCCCGCACCCTGCTGATGAGCCTGCACACCCTGGAGTGGGACGAGAAGATCGCCGAGTCCATCGGGGTGCCGATGGCGATGCTCCCCGAGATCCACTCCTCCGCCGAGGTCTACGGCGAGGTGTCGGGCGGCCCGCTCGGCGAGCTGCTCGGCGGCATCCCGGTCGCCTCCGCGCTCGGCGACCAGCAGGCGGCCCTGTTCGGCCAGACCTGTTTCGCCGAGGGCGAGGCCAAGTCGACGTACGGCACCGGCACCTTCATGCTGATGAACACCGGTGAGCGGATCATCAACTCCTACTCGGGGCTGCTGACCACCGTCGGCTACCGGATCGGCGACCAGAAGCCGGTCTACGCCCTGGAGGGCTCCATCGCCGTCACCGGTTCGCTGGTGCAGTGGATGCGCGACCAGATGGGCCTCATCTCCACCGCCGCCGAGATCGAGACGCTCGCCCTCACCGTCGAGGACAACGGCGGCGCCTACTTCGTACCGGCCTTCTCCGGCCTGTTCGCCCCGTACTGGCGTCCCGACGCCCGCGGTGTGATCACCGGTCTGACCCGGTACGTCACCAAGGCGCACATCGCGCGCGCCGTCCTGGAGGCCACCGCCTGGCAGACCCGTGACGTCAGCGACGCCATGACCAAGGACTCGGGCGTGGAACTCACCGCCCTCAAGGTCGACGGCGGTATGACCTCGAACAATCTGCTGATGCAGACCCTCGCCGACGTCCTGGACGCACCCGTGGTGCGCCCGATGGTCGCCGAGACCACCTGCCTCGGCGCCGCCTACGCCGCCGGTCTCGCCGTCGGCTTCTGGTCGAGCACCGACGACCTGCGCGCCAACTGGCGCAGGGCCGCGGAGTGGACCCCCAACATGGCCGCGGAGACCCGCGACCGCGAGTACAAGAGCTGGCTCAAGGCCGTCGAGCGGACCATGGGCTGGCTCGAGGACGAGAACTAGCCGAGAGCCGGTCGCGCACCGGCCGAGCGCCGGCCACCCGCCGGCCACGGCCGGCCGCGACCGTCGCAGGACGTCGAGGAGTTAGAACCCCACATGACCAGTCAGCCCACCCTGAAGTCCGTGCCTGCCCTGGGCATACGCCCGGCCTCCGGCTCGAACCCGAGCCGCGCCGAGACCCGGGAGCAGCTCGCCAAGGCGTCGTACGACCTGCTCGTGATCGGCGGCGGCATCCTGGGCATCTCCACCGCCTGGCACGCCGCGCAGTCCGGGCTCCGGGTGGCCCTGGTCGACGCCGGTGACTTCGCCGGCGCCACCTCCTCCGCCTCCTCCAAGCTGCTCCACGGCGGTCTGCGCTACCTCCAGACCGGCGCGGTGAAGCTGGTCGCGGAGAACCACTTCGAACGGCGTGCCGTCTCCCGCCAGGTCGCCCCGCACCTGGCGAACCCGCTCACCTTCTACCTGCCGGTGTACAAGGGCGGCCCGCACGGCGCGGCCAAGCTCGGCGCGGGTGTCTTCGCCTACTCGGCGCTCTCCGCGTTCGGTGACGGCGTCGGCCACCTCCTCTCCCCCGCCAAGGCCGCGCAGGACGTGCCCGAGCTGCGGACCGAGAACCTCAAGGCCGTGGCCGTGTACGGCGACGACCAGATGAACGACGCGCGGATGGCGCTGATGACGGTCCGCGCGGCCGTCGAGGCAGGCGCCGTCGTCCTCAACCACGCCGAGGTCACCGGGCTGCGCTTCACCGACGGCCGGGTGACGGGCGCGGAGCTGCGCGACGCCACCTCGGGTGACGAGTTCGGCGTCAACGCCCGTCTGGTGCTGAACGCGACCGGCCCGTGGGTGGACCACCTGCGCCGGATGGAGGACCCGAAGGCGGCGCCGTCGATCCGGCTGTCCAAGGGCGCCCACCTGGTCCTGAAGCGGACGGCGCCCTGGAAGGCCGCGCTGGCCACGCCGATCGACAAGTACCGGATCACGTTCGCCCTCCCCTGGGAGGACATGCTGCTGCTCGGCACCACCGACGAGGAGTACGAGGGCGACCCCGCGGACGTCGCCGTCAACGACAAGGACATCACGCAGATCCTCGACGAGGCCGCGTTCTCCGTCCGTGACCAGCAGCTGGACCGGGATCTCATCACCTACGCGTTCGCGGGGCTGCGGGTGCTGCCCGGCGGTCCCGGCAGCACCGCGAAGGCGAAGCGGGAGACGGTGGTCACCGAGGGGCGGGGCGGGATGCTGTCCGTGGCGGGCGGCAAGTGGACGACGTTCCGGCACATCGGCCGCACCGTGATGAAGAAGCTGGAGGCGCTGCCCGGCCACCCGCTGGGCGACGGCTTCGAGCCGATCTCCGCGCTGCCGAGGAAGCTGCCGCTGCCCGGCGTCGCCAACCCGCGCGCGGTCGCCCACCGGCTGCTGGTGGACAACCCGGCGTCGGGACCGCGGATGGCCGCCGACACGGCCAGGCACCTGGCGACCCACTACGGTTCGCTGGCCTTCGACATCGCCCGGCTGGCGAACGAGAGCCCGGAGCTGGCCGAGCGGGTCCACCCGGACGCCCCGGAGATCTGGGCGCAGGTCGTCTACGCCCGCGACCAGGAGTGGGCCGAGACCCAGGACGACGTGCTGCGCCGCCGCACCACGCTGACGATCCGCGGTCTGGCCACGGACGAGATCCGGGCGCGGGTCCAGGACGTGCTCGACCGGAAGTAGACCCGCGCGCCCGCCCTCTCCCTCCTGGGGCGGGCGCGCTGCCCAGGGGCCGTTCCACGTCGGTGGAGCGGCCCCTTCCGCGTGGCCGCCCGGCCGCGCCTCCGCCCGCCCCCCGAACACGTCCGCGCGCTGCTCCGTCCGGGGTTGGAAGGGGCGGTCAGCGGCCGGTGGGGGCGTTAGAACGGGGGTTCCGGCGGGGCCGGGCGGCATGGGGCACACCCGGGAGCGGCGTATGCGAGGCGGTTGGCAGGGGGTGCGGGTCCGGCGGCGGCTGGGGCTCGCGGTGTGCGGGGTGACGCTGGTCGCGCTGGCGGGGGTGCTGCGGCTGTGGTGGCGGGACGCGGCGACCGCCGGTGTCCTGGTCTCCGCGATCGGGGCGTTCGTGTCGGTGCTCGCCCTGGTCGGCGACTTTCTGCGGGGTGACGGGGAGGTCTCGGCGCGGTCGGCGCGGGAGCGCGGGCGGGCGGCGGCCGACGCGCTCGCCGACGCCGTGCGGGTCCAGTGGTCGGCCGAGGCGCGGCTCAGGCGGCTGGGCGATCCGGCGCCGTTGGAGGTGCGGTGGACGGTGGCCGACCGGCGGCTCGCCGACCATCCGCGCAACGTCCGCAGGGCCCGTCCGCTGCCGGCCCAGCGGGCCGGCCGGCTCGACGACGTCATCGCGGAGTTCGCCGCGCTGCCGGGCCGGCGGATGGTGGTGCTCGGCGGTCCCGGGTCGGGCAAGAGCGTGCTGGCGATGCGGTTCGTGCTGGCCAGGCTCGCGGAGCGGGCGCCGGGCGGGCCGGTGCCGGTGATCTTCCCGATGGCGGGGTGGGACCCGTGGACGACGGGGCTGCGGGACTGGCTGGCC
The sequence above is a segment of the Streptomyces griseoviridis genome. Coding sequences within it:
- a CDS encoding response regulator, with amino-acid sequence MAIRVLLVDDQPLLRTGFRMILEAEQDIAVVGEAGDGLQALDQVRALQPDVVLMDIRMPRMDGVEATRQITGPGRDGPAKVLVLTTFDLDEYVVEALRAGASGFLLKDAPANELVQAIRVVAAGEAMLAPSITRRLLDKYATHLPSGDEPVPDTLHTLTDREVEVLKLVARGLSNAEIAADLFVSETTVKTHVGHVLTKLGIRDRVQAAVYAYESGLVRPGAQ
- a CDS encoding ABC transporter substrate-binding protein produces the protein MNRKTLVLPAVVGLLAPVLAACGGSGSGSGGGDAIVVGTTDRFTATKDAPAPVDPAYSYDVGTWNILRQTVQTLMVQPKGDGDPVPEAAESCGFTDTGNERYACKLREGLKFSDGNAITAADVKFSIDRARAIKSDSGVFALLSTIDTVETSGDREVVFHLKTADATFPYKLSTPVAGIVNPDDYQKDKLRDGFDIDGSGPYTMKAEVKGDVMVKATFTKNPHYKGALKVKNNKVDMVSFEDADTMGTALNKGDVDVMTRSMTPEQVQKLSTSTDGDVDLVEMAGLEIRYLAFNTNAPTVKNKAVRQAMAELINRPELVAKVYGSQAEPLYSMVPASITGHSNSFFNKYGDPSATKAKNTLAAANIDTPVKLTLNYTTDHYGAVTKKEFEQLQQQLNSSGLFDITIKGTSWDTFVPAERKGEYDVWGMGWFPDFPDADSYVAPFLDKDNFLNSPYRNNKIINNLIPESRRAADRLSASTTLTEIQDLVADDIPFLPLWQGKQYVAARDDITGTAYALNSSSTLQLWELGRGVAG
- a CDS encoding HAD family hydrolase, producing the protein MTSTVPAPVTRTAEGSALQAVLLDMDGTLVDTEGFWWDVEVEIFRRLGHTLDAAWRHIVVGGPMTRSAGFLIEATGADITFAELSVLLNDGFEARIGRTLPLMPGAARLLAELSGHGIPTALVSASHRRIIDRVISSLGARHFTLTVAGDEVPRTKPHPDPYLAAAAGLGVDPARCAVIEDTATGVASAEAAGCHVVAVPSLAPIDPAARRTVVASLEQVDLAFLRGLIAAP